The stretch of DNA GAAGTTGTCATTATCGGAGCAGGATATATCGGCCTTGAAATGGCTGAAAACATTCACCGGCTCGGAAAACGGATCCGGATTGTTCAAAGAAGCAGCCAAATTGCCGGCATGCTTGATTCGGATATGACCGAGGCGCTTCATCAGGAAGCCGAGCAGCACGGTGTGATTCTATCGTTGAATGAACACGTTGAGGCCATTGAAGCAGGACAGGTTGTGACGAGCAGTGCTGCTTATCCAGCTAATCTCGTTATTGCTGCTGTCGGTATTCGTCCTAATACCGCTTTTTTAAAGAAAACAGGCATCCATATGTTTGAAAACGGAGCGCTTATCGTCAATGACCGAATGGAAACCTCGGTACCCGGTATATACGCAGCCGGTGACTGTGCCACACATTTTCATCTCGTAAAAGGAAAACCCGATTATATTCCGCTCGGCACAACCGCTAACAAGCAGGGAAGAATTGCCGGACTGAACATGGCCGGCCGGACAAAATCCTTTAAAGGCGTTACCGGCACGTCCGTTTTTAAATTTTTTAACCTGGTAGCTGCATCAACCGGCTTAACGGAGAGGGAAGCGAAGCGGGAAGGGATTTCCTACCAGGTCTCTGCGGTTGATACAAAAAACAGAGCCGGCTATTATCCGGATGCTTCTCCTCTTCGTATGAAAATTTTATATGATCCGGAGTCCAGGCTGCTGCTTGGCGGCCAGGCTGTGGGCGAGCGTGGAGCGGAGAAGCATATAGATGTGCTGTCGGCTGCCCTGTTTAACAAGATGACTATCGAAGAACTGGAAGATTTGGATTTAAGCTATTCTCCGCCGGTTAATAGTGTATGGGATCCTATTCAGCAAGCGGCGCGCCGGGCCAGATAAAGCGGGAGGGAGCGCGTATGTATTCACATATTATTTTGGCAGCGGACGGTTCAGAGCATTCGTATCGTGCTGCCGAGCATGCTGCGGCGATAGCGGGTGCTTCTTCTTCATGTACGGTTACGATTGTGTTTGTTCCAAGGCCTGATAAATCAAAAGGAGCTTCTTTGCAGCAGGAACGCATGAATGCGGTTCAGTGGGAATGGCGGGACAAACTGGCTCGTCACGAAGCCCTTTTTACAGGAAAGGAAATTCCATATTCCGTCTTGGTACGGGAAGGAGATCCGGGTCCCGCTATTGTGAAGTACGCCAATGCCCAAAAGGCGGACCTGATTATTCTCGGCAGCAGGGGACTAAACCATCTTCAGCAGTTCGTTCTTGGCAGCGTAAGCCACAAAGTGATGAAACGGGTCAACTGTCCCGTGATGATCGTAAAATAAAAAATGGCACCTCCCTATGGAGGTGCCATTTTTTATTTAGGAAGCATACATCTCTCTTACGCGTTTTTGAAGCTCTGTATCTTCTAAAAACTCGTCATACGTCATCATCTTATCGATGATTCCCTTCGGTGTAAGATCGATAATACGGTTCGCTGTTGACTGAACAAACTGATGGTCATGAGACGCGAAGATCATGGCGCCTTTAAACGCAATCAAGCCGTTGTTAAGAGCCGTAATAGATTCCAAGTCCAAGTGGTTGGTCGGTTCATCCAATAAAAGAACGTTTGAACTGGACAGCATCATCTTAGACAGCATGCAGCGGACTTTTTCGCCCCCGGACAGCACGCTTGCTTTTTTCAATGCTTCTTCACCAGAGAAAAGCATCCGGCCAAGGAATCCACGCAGGAAGCTTTCGCTTTCATCCGCCGGCGAAAATTGGCGCAGCCATTCTACAAGCGTCATTTCTGACCCCTCAAAGTATTCGGAG from Domibacillus sp. DTU_2020_1001157_1_SI_ALB_TIR_016 encodes:
- a CDS encoding universal stress protein, which translates into the protein MYSHIILAADGSEHSYRAAEHAAAIAGASSSCTVTIVFVPRPDKSKGASLQQERMNAVQWEWRDKLARHEALFTGKEIPYSVLVREGDPGPAIVKYANAQKADLIILGSRGLNHLQQFVLGSVSHKVMKRVNCPVMIVK
- a CDS encoding FAD-dependent oxidoreductase; the protein is MKYVVIGGDAAGMSAAMQIVRNDSEAEITVLEKGSIYSYGQCGLPYVVGGLIPSTDKVIARSIETFRTKYGIDARILHEATAVDSVKRTVSGVNHETKETFTVSYDRLLIATGASPVLPSWKGAGVERVHVVKTIPDTERLMRHLSPKEVNEVVIIGAGYIGLEMAENIHRLGKRIRIVQRSSQIAGMLDSDMTEALHQEAEQHGVILSLNEHVEAIEAGQVVTSSAAYPANLVIAAVGIRPNTAFLKKTGIHMFENGALIVNDRMETSVPGIYAAGDCATHFHLVKGKPDYIPLGTTANKQGRIAGLNMAGRTKSFKGVTGTSVFKFFNLVAASTGLTEREAKREGISYQVSAVDTKNRAGYYPDASPLRMKILYDPESRLLLGGQAVGERGAEKHIDVLSAALFNKMTIEELEDLDLSYSPPVNSVWDPIQQAARRAR